The following DNA comes from Streptomyces sp. Ag109_O5-10.
TGTCCGCGATGTCCTTCGCGTGGTACGAGGTCCCCTCGATCGGCGTGTTCTTGGTGACGGCGTTCTTCGCGATGCCGGGCGTGACGTAGAAGCCGAACTTCAGGCCCTTGGAGTGGATGTAGTCGGCCACCCCCTTGATGCCGTCCGGGAACTTGGCAGTGTCGACGGCCCAGCGACCGTAGCCGTCCACGGTGAAGCCGTTGGAATCGCACTTCTGCCAGAAGTCGTCGAGGTTGACGTAGACGAAGCCGTGGTCCTTCAGACCGCTGGAGACCAGCGCGTCGGCCTGTGCCTTGATCTTCGCCTCGGTCGGTGTGCGCCGCACGAAGCTCCAGCTGGACCAGCCCATGGCGGGCCGTGCGGACTGGCCGTTGTCGGAGGCGGCCGCCTGGTGGGCGGTGCCCAGGAGCGGCACCGCCGCGGCGAGCAGCAGGCCCGCCGCCGCGACCGTGAGCGATCTGACCCGGGTCATGACTGTCCCCCGTTCGCGGGTGTGGCGTACGACGTGCCGATCCACGCCTCGTCGACCCGCAGTCGCTTGTAGCGGGTGGTGTCGCTGGAGGCGGCCCAGGTCGTGTCGACCTCTAGCCGGACGTAGCGGGCGTTGGCCGCGGTCAGGTCGATGCCCTGGATGCCGCGGCGACTGGGCAGCTGGCCGGTCTTGACCGCGCTCCCCCAGTTGGTGCCGTCGTTGCTGACGTACACCTTGTAGTCCTTGATCCGCGCGGACTGCTCGGTGTCCGAGCGGGCGTAGGCCACGGAGTCCTCTCGCTGGTTGAGCCCGATGTACTGCACCTTCTTGGCCGAGCCGAGGTCGAAGGTGAGGTTCACGGGGAGCGTCTTGTTGTTGTCCCAGTAGGTGAGGTAGTCGCCGTCACCGGCCGCCGACGCGGCGTGCCCGCTCGCGGAGGCGCTCGCGCTGACCTTGACGCCGGTGAGGATGCCCTGGCGGCCGGCCGCCGTGACCTTGAAGACCGTGTCGTACGGGTCCCAGTTGCCGAGCCCGCTCAGGGTGAGCACGCCGCCGGACTGCGACCACGAAACGGCCGCTCCCGTGCGGAGGTTGGTGACGGAGGCGATGCGGTAGCCGTTGTCGCGCACGCGCAGAGTGCCGGTGCTGGGCGGGGTCAGGACGTGGATGTACTGCCGGTTCGCGTCGTCCTTGGCGATGGTCGTCACCCCGTACGCGCCGTCGTTCCAGGCGCCGGGCTTGAGGCCGCCGTACATGTAGCCGCCGCCCTCGGTGCCCTGCAGGGACTCCCAGATGGGGTCGAGGTAGGAGTCGGCGAAGGTGTTGAAGGATGCCTGGTTCGACGGGAACTTGCCGTTGACCTGGGCCGTCTCGGCCATCAGGGCCTTCACCGAGGAGCCTGCGTTGGTGATGAGGCGGCCGAGGGTGAGCGCGCGGTCGACGGAGGGGTTGGAGCCGTCGTACCACCAGGCACCTGTCGAGGGCAGCTTGAAGTCGGCCTCGGTCAGGCGGGGCTGAGCGGTGTAGACGGCCTGCGGATAGTCGTAGGCCGGGGTCATGCCCGTCTTCTGCTCATTGCTGATCATGTCCATGATCGGCGTGTCTTCGTTGTTGTTGCTGAGCGTGTAGTTCGGGCGCTTGTCGTAGATCTGCTGGTAGAGGTTGTGGCTCTCCCAGTAGGAGTTGTCGTTGTCGATCCAGAAGCCCCCGAGGTCGGGGTAGCGGTCCATGACCTCGAAGAAGTTGTCGTAACTGAACTGCCCGAAGCCGTCGTTGGTGGTGAGGTCGACGTTCTTGCCCTTGTAGGCGGAGTACGCGGCGGAGTCGAGCCACTCGTGGCCGCCCTCGTCGTGCCACTGGGGGTCGTTGGTCATGTAGAGGATGACCTTCATGCCCTTGGCCTTGGCTGCGGTGATCAGCTCGCCGAGGAAGTCCCGCTTGGTGGAACAGGAGCCGGGGATCTTGGAGGGCCAGGGGCGGGCGTAGCCGAGCCGGCTGTGGAAGGTGGCGAGGACCAGGTACTGGGTGTGCAGCTTCTGGGCCTCGTTCACCCAGTAGTCCGGGGTCCAGCCGCCGTTCGTGACGTCGTTCTCCCAGGCGGTGCAGCTGGTGTGGGCGGGCGCGGTGCGCAGGCCCCAGTGCAGGAAGAGGCCGCCGACGGAGGCGCGGAGGAAGTCCTGGCGCGGGTTCTCCAGGTCGAGCGGCCGCGCGGCCGCGGTGCAGTCCTGACTGCCGGAGACGCGGAGCGCGCCGCCCGAGGTGGTGTGACTGTCCGTCACGCAGGCGCCGGCGACGTCCTGGAGGCCCACGTCGTACGGGGAGGCGCTGCCCTTCTGGGCGGTGAAGCGGGTGAGGCGCAGATCGCTCGCCGCGTTGGCGATGACCGCGGGCCTCCCGTCGTTCGCGGCGAACTTCACGCTGCTGTCGGTGAACTGGACGTGGTCGGCGTTGTGCAGGTACCAGCCGTAGGCGGGCCGGGTGCCGATGGCCTTGGGGTTGTAGTCGTTCGGGTCGTTGCCGGGCACGCCGGTGGACATGGTGCCGTTGCCGCCGGGGACGGTGATGTCGACGTTGTTGAAGGTCACTCCGCTGATGCGGTGGCCGCTCTCGCCCCACAGGGTCGGGCTGAAGGAGGGGCTGTTGCCGGTGGCGGTGATGTCGTCGTACGTGACATCGCTGATCGATCCGACGCCGGGGCTGTTCCCGCAGCGCTTCCGCGTCCCGATCTTCTCCATGATCGGCGAGTGCACGTTCGTCATCGTGATGTCGCGGTAGTGGACGTCGGAGATCTTCGCGCCGTCCATGGAGACCATGCCGAGGCCGGACTTGTCGGCACCGTCGATGCGGATGTTCTCGAACTGGTAGTCCGAGAAGTCGCCGCAGGTCTCGGAGCCGAACATCAGGGCGTTGCAGCACTTGGCGCCCAGGGTCGAACCGCTCACCCGAACGTGTCCGTTGGGCAGTTTGGCGCCGAGCGCGTAGTCGCTCTTGAAGACCAGGGCGTCGTCGTTGGCGTGGATGGTGGCGTTGGTGATCGTGGCGTTCGTCGTGGAGATGACGTTCCAGCCGTCGCGGTCGCTCGCGGTGTCGATGGTCAGGTGGTCGGACGTCACGTTGGTGCAGCCGTTGATGAGGGCCGCGAAGTGGCCGCCCCGGCGCAGGGTGAGCCCGTCGCCGATCCGGAGGCCGTCGCACCGGGTCAGCGAGATGATCTTGTCGGCCTCGCCGGTCTTCGGGTTGCCGGTGATCAGGTTGCCCGCACCGTCGATGACGCCCTGGCCGACGAAGCCGATGTCGGTGAGCCTGTCGCCGTAGATCATCGCGTCGTGGAAGTGGCTGTGCCCGTAGTCCTGGTAGGCGTCGTACGGGTTGGACTCGGCCTTGTCGTAGGTGTCCGCGCTGGATCCCTGGAGGGTGGCGCCCTTGTCGAGCTGGAGCGTCACATGGCTCTTCATGTGGAGGGTGTTCTTGGACTTGTAGGTGCCGGCGGTGAAGCGGACGATGCCGCCGCCCGCGGAGTTCGCGGCCGTGATCGCCTTGTCGACGGCCGGGCTGTCATTGGTGGAGCCGTCGCCCTTGGCGCCGTAGTCGCGCACGTCGTAGACGGCGCCGGCGTGTGGTGCGGCGGTGTGCTGGGCGGCGAGGGCCGCCGGATGGGAGAGGCCGAGGACGACGGCGAGGACGAAGAGGACGATCGCGGCGGCACGGTGCCGTTCAGCGGGTGGGGGTTTCATGGTGACGGTTCCTCACACCTGTTGGTAGCCACGGAGGTTGGTGAGCAGGAGATAGGTGTCCTGGAGCGAGCCCGAGGTGTCGCCGAGGGAGCGGTAGATGCCCCACTTCGGGCGGACCCGGTCGGCCAGGAAGGTGTCCACGCCGGTCTTCGAGGCGTCGATCACGGTGGCGCCGCCGGACTTGAGGATCCAGCGGACCGAACCCGCCGAGCCGTTGCCGACCTTGATCTGGAAATCGACGTCGGTCCAGGAGTCGTGCAGCGGGTCGAGGTCGGCGCGGCCGACGATGATGCCGTCGGTGGCGAGGTTCAGCTCGATGGTCTGCTTGCCGTTCACCCGGCGCAGGGACTGCACGACGATCGGCGAGGTGCCGGTGCCGGGCTGCTTCATCTGCATGATGTGGGTGAAGGTGGTGGTCGCCTTCAGCGAGCTCGGGATGTACATCGAGTAGGTGACCCGCCAGGTCTGGCCCTGGGTCCACTTGAGATAGCTGCCGGCACCCGTGCGCAGTCCGGTGACCTCCTGCCGCTGGCGGTCGGTCGAGGTGTCGCGGTCGACCGTGTGCATGTTGAAGCGCCAGTTGTTCCCCGTGGCGTAGATGTGCGGGTGCCCGGCGGGGTGGGAGTCGGCGCGGTCGTCCTCGACGGTCTCGAAGGCGCCGAGGCCGTCACCGCTCGCCGACGGCTGCCACTTGAGCTGCCAGGACGCGGCGTGTGCGGTGGTCGCGGGCAGGCCCACGGCGGCCGTGGCGGCTCCGGCCAGCGCGGCTCCGAGGACCGCCCTTCTGGATGTAGCGCTCATGACATTCATGCACCTCGCAGTTGCTCGTTCATGATCAGGAAGGCCCCGAGGCCGTGGAAGTCGTTCACGGCCCGGGTACGGGCGACGTAGTACGCGTAGTCACCGACGTTGGTGCCGATCGAGATACCGGCGAGCTCGGTACGGCCGTCCGCGCCGACCGACAGCTCGGCGAGCACGCCCTGGTAGCCGCGGCGGGCGACGTCCGCGTAGTGCGGGTCGAGGTAGTGCTGCTGGGCGCCGCGTGAGAGGGCGTAGGTGAACATGCTGGAGCAGGAGGTCTCGGTCCAGTTGTCGCTCCGGCCGCCCTTGTCGATCACCTGGAACCAGCGGCCGGTCGCCGGGTCCTGGTACTTCTCCAGGCCGGCCGCCAACCTCTGGAAGATGCCGAGCAGTTGCGGGCGGCGTGACTGGTTCGCCGGAATCGCGTCCAGCACGTTGACGACGGCCATCGCGTACCAGCCGACGGCGCGGCACCAGTGCTCCGGGGCGAGCCCGGTCTGCGGATCCGCCCAATTCGCGCTCTTCGACTCGTCGTAGGCGTGCTTGAGCAGGCCGCTCGCGACCTGGAGGTGACCGCCGTAGACGGCGAGCTGCCTGGCCGCCTCGGCGTCGGTGTACGCGCTGTCGCCGAACTCCCTGCCGTACTCGACCAGGAACGGGTTCACCATGTAGACGCCGTCCGCCCAGAGTTGATGGGCGCGGCTGCTGGTGTCGGCGTGCCAGAAGCCGCCGTCGCTCGTGCGCGGGTAGGTGTTCAGCCGGTCGCGGATCTTCTGGGCCGCCTTGCGGTAGCGGTCCTGGCCGGTCTCGTGGTGCAGGATCACCAGGAGCCGGCCCGCCTGCATGCTGTCCAGGCTGTTGAAGGACTGGTTGATGGACCCGTCGCTCTTCACGAACCGGTCGACGTAGTTCTTGATGTAGGTGAGGTAGCGGGGGTCGTGGGTGCGTTTGTAGGTGAGGTACTGGCCGTAGAGGTAGAGACCGACGGGGTAGGACCAGCCGCCGATCGTGCTCGGGGTGTAGCGGGCCATGGTGGAGTCGACGACCGCGGTGGACCAGTCGGTGGCGGCGGCGGGCCTGGTCGCGGCCGCGGCGAGGGCGGCGGGCGCGGGTGCGGCAGCGACGGCGGGCGGTACGGCCGCGGGGAGCACGGCCGGGATGGCGGTGGTGAGCGCGACGGCCACGAGGGCGGCTCGCAGGCGGTTCATGGTCCTCCTTCTTCTGCAGGAGCTCCGCCGGCGGCTTCGGTCGGGAGATCCACCGGGGCCTCTCGCGGGGCTTGCCTGGGGGCTTGTCCGGGGACCGCGGCGGCGGAGGTGCGCCGCAGGGGTGTCAGGCGGTGGTCGGGGGCGTGGCGGCAGGCCGGGTCGGTGTTGCGGGCGTCTCCGGTGAGTGCGTACGCCTGGCAGCGGCAGCCGCCGAAGTCGGCGGTGCGCAGGGCGCAGCCGCGGCAGGGCTCGCGCATCCAGGACTCGCCCCGGTAAACGTTGAAAGCCCTCGACTCCCGCCAGATCCAGGCGAGCCGACGGTTCCTGACGCTGGGCGGGTCGAGGCCCGGCAGGGTGGCGGCGGCCGGGCACGGCAGGACGGTTCCGTCGGGGGTGACGGTGAGCGAGACCCGGCCCCAGCCGCCCATGCAGGGTTTCGCCGTGCCGGTGAGGAGGTCGGGGGCGACCCAGACCAGCTCCGGTTCGTCCAGGCGCCGCCGCCAGTGCAGGACCGTCTCGCGGGCCCGCTCGACCTGTCCCGGCAGTGGCAGCAGGGCCGCGCGGTTGCGGGCGGCCCAGCCGTGGTACTGGGTGTTGGCCAGCTCGATCCGGTCCGCGCCCCAGGCCACGCCGAGTGCGATGAGGTCTTCGACGGCGTCCAGGTTGCCCCGGTGCAGGACGACGTTCAGGCCGAAGGGCAGGCCCGCCGCGCGGATCAGCCGGGCCGCACGTTCCTTGGCCGTGAACGAACGGGCGCCGGCGATGCGTTCGGCGGCCGTCGGCTGCGCGTGCTGCACGGACAGCTGCACCGCGCGCAGCCCGGCCCCGACCAGCCCTGCCAGCCGCCGCTCGGTCAGCCCGAGCCCGCTGGTGACGAGCTGGGTGTGCAGGCCGGCGGAGTCGGCGGCGCCGACCAGCTCGGGCAGATCGCGCCTGAGCAGCGGCTCGCCGCCGGACAGGTGGGTCTGGACGACGCCCAGCTCACCGGCCTGCCGGAACACCTCCGTCCACTGCGCGGTCGACAGCTCCACTGACCGACCGATCAGTCGGACGGGGTTCGAGCAATAGCCGCAGTGGAGCGGGCAGGCGTGGGTCAGCTCAGCGAGCAGTGCCCAGGGCGGCTCGGGGCCGCCCGGCTCCGCGGTCGTCATCGCAGCCATCCCTCCTTCCGTAGCGCGGTCAGAAACTCCGGGACCTCGGCCGCGACCGGGGCGCCCGGGAACGCCTCGGACAGTTCGGCGACGATCTCGGGCACCGCCCGGCTGCCGTCGCACAGCCGGAGCACACCGCCCGCCCGGCCGTGCAGCACGACCACGCGCTCGGGCAGCAGCAACAGGTCGGTGCCGCGGGCCCGGTCGTGGCGCAACACGGCCGTGCGGGCGAGGACGGGGCGCCAGGTCATGGCCCGCCGCCGTCCGGAGCGTCGGCCCGGCCCCCGGTGTCCCCCCGGTCCACGGCGTCGAGCAGCGCCCAGAGCACCTCGCACTTGTAGGCGAGCGCGGCGACGGCGCGGTGCTGCTCCTCGCGGGTGCGGGCCCAGGACAGGACCAGCGCGAGGGCCTCCGCGCCGTCCCGGGCGCCCTGGTCGACGCGGGTGCGGAAGTAGCCGAGACCGGCCGGGTCGATCCACGGGTAGTGGCGTTCGAAGGCGGTGATGCGGGTGCGCATCAGGCCGGGCGCGGACAGTTCGGTCAGGGAGGCGGCGACCGCGTCGAGGGCGGGGCGCAGGCGGCAGAAGGTGACGTACCCCTCGACCGCGAAGCGGACCCCGGGCAGCACCCGGGACCCGTCCCACAGCTGTTCGCGGGGGAGGCCGGCCGCCTCACCGAGGCCCAGCCAGCGCTCGATGCCGCCCTCACCGTCGGCGGTGCCGTCGTGGTCGCGGATGCGGCGCAGCCACGGACGGCGCAGCTCGGGCCGGTCGAGCTTGGCGAGGATCAGGGCGTCCTTGACGGGGATGTGCCGCTGGTAGTGGAACCGGTTGGTGATCCAGCGGCGCAGTTCGGCCGGAGTCAACTCGCCTCGGTGCATACGCTGGTTGAAGGGGTGGTGGTCGTGGTAGCGGTCGGCGGTGACGGCGCGCAGCCGTTCGGTGAACTCCGCGACCGGCCAGGGTCCGGGGTCCGTCGCGGGGTGGACGGTGGTGGCAGCGGTGACGGTCATGGTGGCCCGCCCGGGGCGGATCAGCGGTCGCCGAGGGCGTAGCCGGTCACTTCCAGGGCGGTCTCCACGACGTGGTAGCCAGGGCTTCGCCAGAGCTTTTCATCCGATGTCTGCGGAGCGGCGGGGGTCGACTGCCGGTCCTCGGAGGTCGTCTCGTTCATGGGGTGGGTACCTGCTTTCCTGAGGTTGGGGGGTCTCAGAGCGCAGAGAGAGGTTTCTCGTTCACAGGGATCGATCGGGAAACCCACAGAGATGTTCACATCCCTGGACTGAGTTCATCGATACGTCCGATGATGCGCACCAGAGTCCCGGCAGATACGGCCCCGGTCAATGGTCCGGACCCATAACGTCGGATGCATTTCCGGCCAATCTCCGTCGGCGGCGGCAGACCCACCGGTCAGTTCCGGCGGATTCCGCGGTCAGGAATGCGTCCGGGCCGGTGATCGTTGACGATGGGGGAACCACCTGTCGACAACCTAAGGATCGAGAGCTCGTGAGCAGCAAGGTCCCCCCGAAAATCCTCAACAACGGTGTCGAGATGCCCCAGCTGGGCTTCGGCGTGTGGCAGGTGCCGGACGACGAGGCCGAGCGGGCCGTCGCCACGGCACTGGAGGCCGGGTACCGCAGCATCGACACAGCGGCGATCTACGGCAACGAAGAGGGCACGGGCAAGGCGATCGCCGCGTCCGGCGTACCGCGTGCGGACATCTTCGTCACCACCAAGCTCTGGAACGCCGACCACGGGTACGACGCCACGCTGCGCGCCTTCGACGCGTCGCTGGCGAAGCTGGGTCTGGACTACCTGGACCTGTACCTGATCCACTGGCCGCTGCCGGCGCGGGGCAAGTACATCGACTCGTACAAGGCGTTCGAGAAGCTGTACGCGGACGGCCGCGTCAAGGCGATCGGCGTCTCCAACTTCCTCCCGGAGCACCTGGAGAGGCTGATCGCGGAGACCTCGGTCATCCCGGCGGTCAACCAGATCGAGCTGCACCCGCACCTGCAGCAGCACGCGGCCCGCGAATACCACGACGAGCAGGGCATCGCCACCGAGGCATGGTCGCCGCTCGGCTCGGGCAAGGGTCTGCTGGAGGTGCCGGCGATCGTCGCGATCGCGCAGAAGCACAACCGCACCCCGGCCCAGGTGGTGCTGCGCTGGCACATCCAGCTCGGCAACGTCGTGATCCCGAAGTCCGTGACCCCGTCCCGGATCAAGGAGAACATCCAGGTGTTCGACTTCAGCCTGGACACCGAGGACCTCGCGGCGATCAGCGCGCTCAACGAGGACCGGCGCATCGGTCCGGACCCGGCCACCTTCGACGTGGGCTGAACCGGAGCCCGTCCCGCGAACGGCCGTTCCGCCCCGCCCGGGGCGGGACGGCCGTTCGCGTTCCCGGACTCCCGTGCGGGGCACGTCAGTCGGCGCGGACCTCCGCGTGCAGGACCTCGAACTCCTCCAGGCCGACCACGGTCACGCGCGCCTTGGCGGCGTCCGCGCGCCGCGCCTCGGCCTGTCCGGCGCGCGAGGCGGCCATCGCGGCGCGGTCCACGAACAGCGAGCCGGCCATGCCCCGGCCCCGCTCCCGGTCGACGAACAGGGAGCACTGGGCGAAGCCGGGCAGTCCCTCCAGCCGGGGTACCGCCGAGGAGCGGAAGGTCTCGGCGAACAGGTCCGTGTCGGCGGGGTCGAACTCCACCCGGGTGGAACGCAGACCACCGCCGGTTCTCGGCGGCCGCACGGTGTGGTGGACGGCGACCTCGAAGTTCTCGACGGCGACGGTGCCCGCGAACGGTTCCAGCATCGGCCTGCGCCGCTCGCGCATCACCTGGTCGCTGTTGCGCCGGGCCGCCTCGGTGCCCCACCAGCTCACCGCGAGCAGTTTGCCCAGCTCCCGGTCGATGAAGACGCCGGCGCCCCGGTACTCGGGACGCTCTTCGAGCAGTTCGCGCCCCTCGCTGTTCAGCGCCCTGACGGCCGCCTCGAGTTTCGCCGGATCGCCGGTGACGTACACCGCGCGTACGAACATGACCCCTCGCCTTCCAGGAGCCACCGGAGCCACTGCCGAACGTCCGCACGGCTCCTGAACAGATATCCAGAATGTCTTGCCCCATCAGTCTTCCCTTGCGGCCATATCACCGCAATGCGCGAGAAATCACCGAGTTGACCTCCAGGGCTTGACGCGGACATGCAGCCGGGTCCACCTTGTACGCGACCCGGTCAGGAAACTTTCCTAACAGAAGGGGACCCCCCACAGTGCGCATCCGAACACTGACCCTTGCCGCGGCCTCCGGGGCCGCACTGCTGGCCGCCGGAGTGCTGCCCGCGAGCGCGTCCGGCGCCGTCCCGAAGTCCGCCCAGGAGGGCTCGGTCAGCGCGGCCGACCTGCTCGCCAAGGTGACGTCCTGTTCCCAGATCTCCAACGGCAAGTACAAGACCGACGACGAGACGTCGGCGACGATTCCCGTCTGCGGCAAGAACGGCGCGGTCTTCTGGAAGGCCGACATGGACATCGACTGCGACGGGCAGCGCACCACCAACTGCAACGAGAACCGCGACCCCTGGTACCAGGACGACACCGCGTTCCACCAGTCCGACGGCAAGCCGCTGAAGGCCGAGTCGCTGCCCTACATCGTGGTCCCCAGCTCCAGCAGCATCTGGAACTACTCCAGTGCCGGCATCAAGGGCGGCGGTGTGGTCGCCGTGATCTACAACAACAAGGTCGAGTACGCGGTGGTCGGCGACACCGGCCCCACGAAGATCATCGGCGAGGCCTCCTACGCCACCGCCAAGGCGCTCGGGATCGACCCCGACCCGGCGACCGGCGGCGCCGACTCCGGCGTGACCTACATCCTGTTCAAGAACTCCAAGGTGTCCCCCATAGAGAGCCACAGCGCCGCGGTGACCCTCGGCGACCAGCTGGCCAAGCAGTTC
Coding sequences within:
- the pqqC gene encoding pyrroloquinoline-quinone synthase PqqC, whose protein sequence is MTVTAATTVHPATDPGPWPVAEFTERLRAVTADRYHDHHPFNQRMHRGELTPAELRRWITNRFHYQRHIPVKDALILAKLDRPELRRPWLRRIRDHDGTADGEGGIERWLGLGEAAGLPREQLWDGSRVLPGVRFAVEGYVTFCRLRPALDAVAASLTELSAPGLMRTRITAFERHYPWIDPAGLGYFRTRVDQGARDGAEALALVLSWARTREEQHRAVAALAYKCEVLWALLDAVDRGDTGGRADAPDGGGP
- the pqqE gene encoding pyrroloquinoline quinone biosynthesis protein PqqE is translated as MTTAEPGGPEPPWALLAELTHACPLHCGYCSNPVRLIGRSVELSTAQWTEVFRQAGELGVVQTHLSGGEPLLRRDLPELVGAADSAGLHTQLVTSGLGLTERRLAGLVGAGLRAVQLSVQHAQPTAAERIAGARSFTAKERAARLIRAAGLPFGLNVVLHRGNLDAVEDLIALGVAWGADRIELANTQYHGWAARNRAALLPLPGQVERARETVLHWRRRLDEPELVWVAPDLLTGTAKPCMGGWGRVSLTVTPDGTVLPCPAAATLPGLDPPSVRNRRLAWIWRESRAFNVYRGESWMREPCRGCALRTADFGGCRCQAYALTGDARNTDPACRHAPDHRLTPLRRTSAAAVPGQAPRQAPREAPVDLPTEAAGGAPAEEGGP
- a CDS encoding glycoside hydrolase family 105 protein produces the protein MNRLRAALVAVALTTAIPAVLPAAVPPAVAAAPAPAALAAAATRPAAATDWSTAVVDSTMARYTPSTIGGWSYPVGLYLYGQYLTYKRTHDPRYLTYIKNYVDRFVKSDGSINQSFNSLDSMQAGRLLVILHHETGQDRYRKAAQKIRDRLNTYPRTSDGGFWHADTSSRAHQLWADGVYMVNPFLVEYGREFGDSAYTDAEAARQLAVYGGHLQVASGLLKHAYDESKSANWADPQTGLAPEHWCRAVGWYAMAVVNVLDAIPANQSRRPQLLGIFQRLAAGLEKYQDPATGRWFQVIDKGGRSDNWTETSCSSMFTYALSRGAQQHYLDPHYADVARRGYQGVLAELSVGADGRTELAGISIGTNVGDYAYYVARTRAVNDFHGLGAFLIMNEQLRGA
- a CDS encoding pyrroloquinoline quinone precursor peptide PqqA produces the protein MNETTSEDRQSTPAAPQTSDEKLWRSPGYHVVETALEVTGYALGDR
- a CDS encoding glycoside hydrolase family 75 protein encodes the protein MRIRTLTLAAASGAALLAAGVLPASASGAVPKSAQEGSVSAADLLAKVTSCSQISNGKYKTDDETSATIPVCGKNGAVFWKADMDIDCDGQRTTNCNENRDPWYQDDTAFHQSDGKPLKAESLPYIVVPSSSSIWNYSSAGIKGGGVVAVIYNNKVEYAVVGDTGPTKIIGEASYATAKALGIDPDPATGGADSGVTYILFKNSKVSPIESHSAAVTLGDQLAKQFLANN
- a CDS encoding aldo/keto reductase, which gives rise to MSSKVPPKILNNGVEMPQLGFGVWQVPDDEAERAVATALEAGYRSIDTAAIYGNEEGTGKAIAASGVPRADIFVTTKLWNADHGYDATLRAFDASLAKLGLDYLDLYLIHWPLPARGKYIDSYKAFEKLYADGRVKAIGVSNFLPEHLERLIAETSVIPAVNQIELHPHLQQHAAREYHDEQGIATEAWSPLGSGKGLLEVPAIVAIAQKHNRTPAQVVLRWHIQLGNVVIPKSVTPSRIKENIQVFDFSLDTEDLAAISALNEDRRIGPDPATFDVG
- a CDS encoding heparin lyase I family protein, whose translation is MSATSRRAVLGAALAGAATAAVGLPATTAHAASWQLKWQPSASGDGLGAFETVEDDRADSHPAGHPHIYATGNNWRFNMHTVDRDTSTDRQRQEVTGLRTGAGSYLKWTQGQTWRVTYSMYIPSSLKATTTFTHIMQMKQPGTGTSPIVVQSLRRVNGKQTIELNLATDGIIVGRADLDPLHDSWTDVDFQIKVGNGSAGSVRWILKSGGATVIDASKTGVDTFLADRVRPKWGIYRSLGDTSGSLQDTYLLLTNLRGYQQV
- the pqqD gene encoding pyrroloquinoline quinone biosynthesis peptide chaperone PqqD, which translates into the protein MTWRPVLARTAVLRHDRARGTDLLLLPERVVVLHGRAGGVLRLCDGSRAVPEIVAELSEAFPGAPVAAEVPEFLTALRKEGWLR
- a CDS encoding glycosyl hydrolase family 28 protein, with the protein product MKPPPAERHRAAAIVLFVLAVVLGLSHPAALAAQHTAAPHAGAVYDVRDYGAKGDGSTNDSPAVDKAITAANSAGGGIVRFTAGTYKSKNTLHMKSHVTLQLDKGATLQGSSADTYDKAESNPYDAYQDYGHSHFHDAMIYGDRLTDIGFVGQGVIDGAGNLITGNPKTGEADKIISLTRCDGLRIGDGLTLRRGGHFAALINGCTNVTSDHLTIDTASDRDGWNVISTTNATITNATIHANDDALVFKSDYALGAKLPNGHVRVSGSTLGAKCCNALMFGSETCGDFSDYQFENIRIDGADKSGLGMVSMDGAKISDVHYRDITMTNVHSPIMEKIGTRKRCGNSPGVGSISDVTYDDITATGNSPSFSPTLWGESGHRISGVTFNNVDITVPGGNGTMSTGVPGNDPNDYNPKAIGTRPAYGWYLHNADHVQFTDSSVKFAANDGRPAVIANAASDLRLTRFTAQKGSASPYDVGLQDVAGACVTDSHTTSGGALRVSGSQDCTAAARPLDLENPRQDFLRASVGGLFLHWGLRTAPAHTSCTAWENDVTNGGWTPDYWVNEAQKLHTQYLVLATFHSRLGYARPWPSKIPGSCSTKRDFLGELITAAKAKGMKVILYMTNDPQWHDEGGHEWLDSAAYSAYKGKNVDLTTNDGFGQFSYDNFFEVMDRYPDLGGFWIDNDNSYWESHNLYQQIYDKRPNYTLSNNNEDTPIMDMISNEQKTGMTPAYDYPQAVYTAQPRLTEADFKLPSTGAWWYDGSNPSVDRALTLGRLITNAGSSVKALMAETAQVNGKFPSNQASFNTFADSYLDPIWESLQGTEGGGYMYGGLKPGAWNDGAYGVTTIAKDDANRQYIHVLTPPSTGTLRVRDNGYRIASVTNLRTGAAVSWSQSGGVLTLSGLGNWDPYDTVFKVTAAGRQGILTGVKVSASASASGHAASAAGDGDYLTYWDNNKTLPVNLTFDLGSAKKVQYIGLNQREDSVAYARSDTEQSARIKDYKVYVSNDGTNWGSAVKTGQLPSRRGIQGIDLTAANARYVRLEVDTTWAASSDTTRYKRLRVDEAWIGTSYATPANGGQS